From a region of the Oscillospiraceae bacterium genome:
- a CDS encoding DUF4185 domain-containing protein, producing the protein MKKSATKILGVLCAVAMLVSVCVPTIAIAAEQTGPITVATAQDITATGAYSPDSPLSTWVSGSTRYFITSDNGGNSHQKFSGTVDAPMQTPIFEKTKEQMFTNANAINGQPWIINIYKDADGGLLAFLHIEYATGSDGSANKGRIALAYSTNNGDTFTYLGEIVAPYGDPDLSGGFIQGCPYIVKDGYFYIYFTEYTAEGQIAAARAPLADVLAAAKEGTVTNWNKYYNNTWDQPAMGGVASALKDSYGNAVTGITHANAAYSEYTGTYFLLHPG; encoded by the coding sequence ATGAAAAAATCAGCGACAAAAATTCTCGGCGTGCTTTGTGCAGTTGCTATGCTTGTATCTGTTTGTGTTCCCACAATAGCTATAGCGGCTGAGCAAACAGGACCTATCACGGTTGCTACAGCACAAGACATAACAGCTACCGGCGCGTATTCTCCTGACAGCCCTTTAAGCACTTGGGTTTCAGGCTCTACAAGATATTTTATCACCAGTGATAACGGAGGTAATTCTCATCAGAAATTCTCCGGTACTGTTGATGCGCCTATGCAGACTCCCATATTTGAAAAGACCAAGGAGCAGATGTTTACCAATGCAAATGCTATTAACGGTCAGCCTTGGATTATAAATATTTATAAGGATGCAGACGGCGGACTTCTTGCGTTTTTACATATAGAATATGCTACAGGCTCTGACGGCTCTGCAAACAAGGGCAGAATAGCTCTTGCTTACTCAACCAATAACGGCGACACCTTTACCTATTTAGGAGAAATAGTTGCTCCTTACGGCGACCCTGACCTTTCCGGCGGATTTATTCAGGGCTGTCCTTATATAGTTAAAGACGGATATTTCTACATTTACTTTACCGAATATACAGCAGAGGGACAGATTGCAGCTGCAAGAGCTCCTTTGGCAGACGTTTTGGCAGCAGCAAAGGAAGGCACAGTTACCAATTGGAACAAGTATTATAACAATACTTGGGACCAGCCTGCTATGGGCGGCGTAGCTTCTGCTCTTAAGGATTCCTACGGTAATGCAGTAACAGGTATTACTCATGCAAACGCTGCTTACAGCGAATACACAGGCACATATTTCCTGCTACATCCTGGATGA
- a CDS encoding helix-turn-helix domain-containing protein has protein sequence MRKPYINIVNEDLGNESPLFKVEQIKMNMPKILYSEEVETNQISEVFYNEEKEIMLHKTLNKDMNSYAKNLVPINVPEYWNSLLPDVLLFHMHTYFEITEVISGKALFVANNQCIEINTGDILMFNENVPHCWCPDPVDPAVLKVYYFYPHLLLNKNFTEEKYGFLHTLYSGNYPFFFFKSNTDMNNSVKSILSSIYDEFVMKKTAYQLVIISKLLEMSSVLIRYIDASYASRFQDSSKIKTHVGYSSVNTAIDYINSHYLEPDFRISKISQIVSMNGNYFSGLFKKSMGMTPENYLKSLRVSKAVELLSSSNLSVAEIGQLCGYESFSSFYRSFISIMGISPSNYKKTHK, from the coding sequence ATGAGAAAGCCGTATATAAATATCGTAAACGAGGATTTGGGTAATGAAAGCCCACTGTTTAAGGTTGAGCAGATAAAAATGAATATGCCTAAAATCCTTTACAGCGAAGAGGTAGAAACAAATCAGATATCTGAGGTTTTCTACAATGAAGAAAAAGAGATTATGCTTCATAAAACCTTGAACAAGGATATGAACTCTTACGCAAAAAATCTTGTACCGATAAATGTGCCTGAGTATTGGAACTCCCTTTTGCCCGATGTTTTGCTTTTTCATATGCACACTTATTTTGAAATTACAGAGGTAATTTCAGGAAAAGCGCTTTTTGTTGCCAATAACCAATGTATAGAAATTAACACAGGCGATATTCTTATGTTTAATGAAAATGTGCCTCACTGCTGGTGTCCCGACCCTGTCGACCCTGCCGTTTTAAAGGTTTATTACTTTTACCCTCACCTTTTGCTCAATAAAAACTTCACAGAGGAAAAATACGGATTTCTTCATACTCTCTATTCGGGAAACTATCCTTTCTTTTTCTTTAAATCAAATACAGATATGAACAATTCCGTTAAAAGCATACTTTCTTCTATATATGATGAATTTGTTATGAAGAAAACAGCGTATCAGCTTGTTATAATTTCAAAGCTTCTGGAAATGTCAAGTGTTTTAATCCGCTACATAGATGCTTCTTACGCCTCACGTTTTCAGGATTCTTCAAAAATCAAAACCCACGTGGGCTATTCCTCTGTAAATACAGCGATAGACTATATCAACAGCCATTACCTTGAGCCCGATTTCAGAATTTCTAAAATTTCGCAAATTGTTTCTATGAACGGAAATTATTTTTCGGGACTTTTCAAAAAAAGTATGGGAATGACTCCTGAAAACTACCTTAAAAGCCTAAGAGTTTCAAAGGCTGTCGAGCTTCTTTCAAGTTCAAATTTAAGCGTTGCGGAAATAGGTCAGCTTTGCGGCTATGAAAGCTTTTCAAGCTTCTATCGCTCCTTTATTTCCATTATGGGTATAAGTCCGTCAAACTATAAAAAGACTCATAAATAA
- a CDS encoding ECF transporter S component, whose translation MRKHSALLKMILTSLFLALAYVLPFFTGQLSEIGSKLCPMHIPVLLCGFICGPFWALAVGFVAPLFRSLTLGAPLLFPRAVCMAFELASYGFIAGLLHKLLPRKKPYIYCSLLSAMITGRIIWGVAMLTCLGLTGKAFTFSAFITGSLVNAIPGIIVQIILIPILVMLLDSPKITKGP comes from the coding sequence ATGAGAAAACACTCTGCTTTATTAAAAATGATTCTTACCTCTTTGTTTCTGGCGCTCGCTTATGTTCTGCCCTTTTTTACAGGGCAGCTTTCCGAAATCGGCTCTAAGCTTTGTCCTATGCATATCCCAGTGCTTCTCTGCGGCTTTATATGCGGTCCTTTCTGGGCTCTTGCGGTAGGCTTTGTCGCCCCCTTGTTCCGTTCACTTACCTTAGGCGCACCTCTTCTTTTTCCAAGGGCTGTCTGTATGGCATTTGAGCTTGCCTCTTACGGCTTTATTGCAGGTTTATTGCACAAACTGCTGCCTCGCAAAAAGCCATATATTTATTGCTCCCTGCTGAGCGCTATGATAACAGGCAGAATAATTTGGGGGGTTGCTATGCTTACCTGTCTTGGATTAACAGGCAAAGCCTTTACTTTCTCCGCCTTTATAACAGGTTCGCTTGTCAACGCAATCCCGGGTATTATCGTTCAAATAATATTGATTCCTATTCTCGTTATGCTTCTTGATAGTCCCAAAATAA